GAGAATGACATCCAACGCTTCCCCGCGTGAAGCCGGAGCAGACAAACCCCGTCTAACGTCTGAATAGAGATAAACTGTCTGATGGTTGTGGGAAATATCAggtaaaatgctgtttttattcctgggCTGTGAGAAGGAGACCTCATCTGGTTTAAATTTACCCAACCGACAGCACTCCAGGTCCACGTTATGGTGTTCCCACCTCCGGATGTTGGCTGCAACCTTTTAACATTCCCACCGTTTGCTAAATGCCCCCAGAACAATATACAGACAcatcaaagcaaacacacagaagtTCAAAGCAGAGCCGGAGGGGAGCAGGTGGAGAGGGAAACTATTACGCATTTGACCACAAAAGGGAGACTTATACACTCATCACTTTATGTTCTTTGCATTAAAAAATGCGGATTAAAATCCTCAGCTTGATCGAACCCAACGGCTTCGAGTGATGTTTTCAAGCTAGCATGCTTATTACTTCCATGCTAATAGACTGGAAGTCACATTCCGGTCAGTGATTATTCATTGTTACTCTTTAGTTTTGTACTGACAAAGACTATGACTCAAAAAGTTGCGCCTCCTTTCTGGTTATGACAAAACCCTATTTTAGTTTTAAGGTCAACTTGGATGCATTCATTCAGTTTACATTTCTTTGATCAATGATGGAAATGACCCATTAAAGTTTGTGTGGTTTGCTTTACACGTCACTGGATTTTTGTCCCTTTTAAACAGCAGTTTCTCCCATTAGGAATCACAACCAGATACTTTGATTCTTACAAATTTGATTAGTTGGAGAGTTTTCTGTTACcctgtgtgtattttattttagcaAGGTTATTACAAAAGGAGCAACTGCCACAGCCCTGGGAAATCACTGAGGTTTGAAGAGGGAGGGTAAAGACCCGCTTGGCCCCCGACAGTCAAGGTGACAACGTGTCCACAGTAAATGAAAGATATCAGTCTGGAGCGAGCAGCTGTGGCATTCATCCTTCTGCATCTGTAGCCATAAATGGTGATACAATCACAACAAACCTCCCTGCCGCTCATCTCTCAGCAGGGTGGAACACATGAAAGAGGAAGAGCTCAGCACCCCCCTGCCCTCCTCCACATATATTCCAGGACTGAAAGACTTTCATTTCAAAATCTGGGTTCAGTAATTGTGTCGACCCTCAGAGGGTCTCAGACATGAACCACACAGTCCTATTTGTTCTAGAGTTGTTTTCAGAGATTTCTGCTGGCTCTCCTGGCAGCTGTGGCGCGGTTTAACACCCCGCCTTTAAAGGTTTCTGCATACTAGCACAGCCAGGATTCACGCATGTTTACAAACCCAATGAATCGCTCCTAAAGCTCCACATTTCAGGAAGATCAGCCTTCACAATGTTCCTCCTTTCCTTGGAAACGCACGCAGAACGAGACGGTCAGCAAAGGCTGCACGATAACATGTGAtaacagacagtcagacacatAATTTGGACAAGATGCAACAGATATTTTGGATTTAACAACTTTAATAAAACTCTTTGCTGCAAATTCTTTTGCCAAAATTGCCATTTGAGAACTTTCAGATCCCAAAGTTGGAATCTGTGTCGCACATAACAAAAACAGCgtcattgtttatttatttcggTGAAATCACCTCAGGTCAAGTGGCTTCATCCCATCGCGGTGTGTGGGAAACATGACATCTTAGACTTCACTGCCCTCTGCTGATCCGCCACCATCGGCACGTCTCAGGGCTCTAACTACTTAAATGTTAAAAGTATTTCAGCACATTTGTGGAAGCTCATGAAATGTTACCTGGCAACAGCGATGACATTGTTAAAGTAGATGTAACAATACAAGTCACATAAAAGAAATAGAAATCAAATTTTGTTTTTGTAGTGGAAAATTAAGAGAACAGATGGACAAAACTGGTGTTCGTCTCAAGTGAGCAGTTAACAATGGACATAATTTATTCTGCcccataaaaacaaacacagcaaacattTATTGACTAAAAGGTTAGTTGAAAGCTATTTAAAATTAGaaccttgccccccccccccaaaaaaatgatcTCTTTcccaaaataaaatcagagtACTTAGAAGAAAGAGAACGGAAAGacatcaaacacaaaaggagaCAGACATTTCGTGACGATATCCCAATAACCATATTTATCGTCACTCTGGTAACGCgcctcctcacctccatcctGCTGCTAGGATCCCCAGCGACGCTTTCAGGTtacaaacaataaaacaaaatgtaatgCCTAAAAAGGCTGTTGTGTAACCGTAGTAATGCAGCATGGGGAAACATCAGAGCCGGCAGGAAGAACCAGTTTGTTAACTGGTAAGCATGAGACAACAGAGCAGCTTTTAGACAAAAGCTCTGGGCTTCAACAACTCATCCTGGATGAGAGATTTGGGCTTTTTTCAAGACATATATGAAATAACTTTTCTTAAAGCCACACACCCCTGCAGAAAACCTGTTCAGGAGTTTTTAATATACCAGAAGAGGTAAAGGGCAAAAATACCTGAATAGAGAGTGAGGGACAGCTCTCTGTAAATTCACTTTCATCAACACTTTAGGAGACATTTTAAGGAAGCAGATTGCGTTTGAAATCAAAGCACTTTACTTTTCAAAAGATATAATTGAAAACATAGCACTcagaagaaaccaaaaaaaaaaaggatactCAAATTTTCTATTAAGTATTCCTGAAATAAATTTTAGGAAGATTATTGGTTACCACTGCCAGGTGAAGGAACAATGGCTCAATGCGAAGGACTTCATTGACTGAGCAGAATGGGAGGTGGCCCGAGATCAACGTTGCAGGAGCTGACCAAGTCCAGAGTTCCAGGAGTCCAGGAGCATCCACGAAACCCTCATTCTCAGtcctttttctgtgtgtttttaatagttACTATAGCCTCTTCACCCATTGCTGTCAGAACAGTAACCTTAAAGGGAAACAGGAACAGCATTTGAGCTCCACTAGCTATTAAACACAACACCCAGACATCAAACACTCTTTTTATGCTATTCACTATTCATTTACTGAATACGAAAACACATCTAAATACTGCAATGGTGATATGATTTGCGATATATAACCTGTTAAATTTTAATTTGAATGTATTTCTGTTTTGGGTTGGCCCTGTTGACAGGTGAATAGTGAATGAACAAGCAAAAAACATAATGAAAAAGCTTCAATCCAGTTTTATTGATGGAAACAGGTGCATCTGACAAAGAAATACCACCAGTTCAGTGGCTGTTCTCTGCCACCAACTATGAGTCGTCCAAGTTTGTTGCTATAGGATGAAGGAATTAATGTTAAAGAAAGTGCTGATTTAGGATTGGAACTTAAGAGTTGGGAAAGGCGTACACCCACAAAcactgtatttctttttttgtttggaaGGCGTTCTAAAGCGGAGGTATAGCAATCACTTTGGAAAGATTTcggaacgtttttccagaagtGTAGGCACGAACAGTCGAGGGAGTAGAAGTACACTTGTCCCACTTGAAGGGCTGCTTTGCGAGGTCACTATTGCACATATTAATATTCTAATGATGAGAGGTTTTCTATAAAACGTGAAGCCCTGGTATCAGCAGCAAAGAGTATCACATGTCCCAAATGGTACACACACTGAATTACCTACaatgggacctctacttacgaatgtctctacatgcgaaattttcaggtcacgaagcgtctcaacgggaaaatatttcttcttgttacgaaagaaatttcagaaTACTAAAGGAAAAAATACGATATCGCTGCTActtgcagctcgcggagtttagcgaatgcAAAAATGctagtagctgctctgccattggctatcgcctagcatcttcctgtcatcccattggctaggagggacgtcaatctgtacaggtttgtgtgtatcccaacgtcgtcttcgggatttattgtgggtattcgtttgtttgtccattagatggcggtgttaccacaagtgttaacgtttgttgctagtaatgatggctaatgtaagattagcctgtaataaagttcattttgttcctggagaagccttgcactgaattcctataTTTagtgtgcggtaatctaattgtaacatgtatttgttacatgttttgatgcatttttatgatttataaaagaaaatatgtcagaatttttgggggcttggaacggattagggcatttacatggaaaacatgtctctacttacgtaattttcaggttacgaaacaacttccagaaccaattaattttgtaagtagaggtcccactgtaatgCAAGGTGCAATAATATTGCAAAATAACACTTTATGTTCAATAGAAGGTTTAAAACCAAATATGGAAATCAGAGGACATTAGACATTAGAGATACCAGTCGCATGTTTTATGAGGTCTGGAGGTGAGTAGATAAGCCTTACCATAAATTCATCATCATTCGTTAGCTTTGCCTGGATCTCTTTGCCAAGATCACCTTCAGGTATTCTGAGGTCTTCTCTCACATTTCCTTCGTCATCCATTAAATGGAGGTAGCCCTCATTCTCGCTAATTACCTTGATGCAGAAATAAGAGCAAATGTTACATTGTGTAAAGTTTAATGTAAAGTTAAAAACTTTACAAAAAACTTAATGTACAGCTCATGAAGGTTTCATCAAAAAACATTCaggtttttgatgttttaaaagGACCATTACCACCTGAGTAGGGCCCCTACTCAGGAAAAGGGATGCTGTAGGCCCAGACAAAACCTGCTAAACAAGTTTAAGAGTCGTCTATTGACACCCACAGTTAAGCCACCTCATCTCTCACTAATGCAACACACCCAATTATCGCCTTACACACATTTCCAGTTTTAAATGGTAAATCTAACCTGGAAATCTTTCCTACGTGTGTTTGGGACATCCATGTTGTGGGTAGAGGGGCAGATATCTTCATACTTCTTACTGGTAAATATGTCAATTCCTGTGAGATGAACCTGCAGAGgatcaaacacaacaacaacctgaCTGCATCTGGTTATAGGTAGAATGAGCACAGGGGGCAAACAAGTAAAGCTACACCATTAGACTAAATTGCACCAGTGCCTAAAGCCATGCATTCCAAAGTGATAcaccatttttttttaccttggcATGTCCATGCTTGCCAGTCTTAGAGGTAGTCATGTTAACAATCTTACAGGGACGTCCTTTCAGCATGACATGGCCATTTTtcctcagagaggagcactgcgcTGGGTATGTTTCAGAGGCTCCAGAACCCACAGGCTGATATTCATCATCGCTCATTGTGATGGGCAACAGGCTGGGTTATGTCTCTAGAAAGAAGGCGAGAGATTCTCTTCAGACAATACGATGATCACATCAACAATATtacagtaaaacacacaaacactttgtAAAAGCTCAAAAAGGTATGCCTGGGAGACAAAAAAATTAATTctgaattttgtttttaatgaacatTACTTCCTtcattatgacatttttttgttgatgtttaaaaaaaacatttaatcacTTGCTAGTTTCATTTTTTATGTCGACTTTGTATTACAAACTTGTTGAAACAAGTCTATTCATTGGGCCTCTCCCAGCCGGCCAGTGCCTTGAAGAGTTAAAAACTCTTGAGAAAAGGTGAAACACTGACACTAAGCGTTTTAATTTCGGGTCAACAAGGTTGCTTCAATTACAAAGGCAGGAAGGCGCCTTTAAGATGTCTTTACGTGGCATCGGGCTCATCACAGCGATGCCAACGTTACAAAGGCGCGATCGCGCATTTCTTTAGTGCGTCTCCCAACTTCCGCATTAATTAATGATTGACAAGTGTTGCCCAGACAACGGTTCACGCGCCACTTTGCGCCTCGCGACGCGCAAAAACAACCTGTTGCCGCATTTGCCCGATTTTTGAGGAGAAACTTTTGAAATAATTCATTAAAGAGGAGCGGGTTTCTGCTTACCGTGAGCCGCGAGTTCACCGAAGAGAAGAACCCGTTTGGCAGGCTTTGGGCTTTTGTAGGCCGGCGAAGGAGAGGGCAGGTACAGGCTACGGTGACGGGAGGCGGCCGGGGGAGGGGCGGCAGCCGCCGGCTACAAACGTTCCAACGTCCGCACTCACCTACTCCCCAACAAAAGAGGCCTTACTGGAGCTTTTGCTCTCTTCTTTTacatttcacttttttaaaaaagtggcGTTTAACAGCCTGTATGTCGCTTagtgattttaatattttattttttttataatttggCGTGCGAAACAAATTTCGCGGATACGCTGGCTGTTCAATACCTCACACATCGGTAActgggagaaaagaaagaaacatttgCTGTTTATCACCTAAATGGAAGTTAAATGTTGTCATTCCTTAACATGAAAACGGAAGATTTATGCAGGTGGAGACAGTTATGTAGCTGTGCATTCATCCATTTTGGTTTTACGTAGAAAAGATTCCGGATTTATACACGTTGCTGAGCTTTTCGCAGGAAACTGACGCATGTTAGATTGTGGCCACATGGGGGCGCTACGAAGCTACTTTAAATCGCTTTAATTCCTCACATCAGCAAGCCAAGCTGTCCAAAtcccccttttcttctttcatgaTTCATGAAGGAAGTTCACCTCCACCTTTTCTCAGAAAGAGAACTTCTTTCTTTGAAcacctttgcttttttttttttaggtgaataaaacatttttgagtGACATGATTGTTTTACACTCTTATGGTAAAATCTCAGACCTGCAATCATTTTTCCTAAGTCTTCCTAAAGAAaacttatttacttattttttgAATAAACAATATTCAGCAATATATAATAATTGCCTATTGGGGCAAAAAGTGTACTTTATTAAATGTAAACACTGCTCCATATGACACTAATTCATTATTGGGTACCTAGTAGCTAGCTCTTCACTCCTTAAAATCTATtaaaaaatttatttttataatacTAATACAGTACATTATTAAACGGGTACAATACTTCAGGATTTGTGAAATACTGTGCATGCCCCACACATTCAGATAGATTTCCCAGTCCCAATTTGACCCAATACTCCTCTGGCACAACCTCAAGCATCTGTGGAGGTTTTGAGCTGCTGCAGTTCCGTAGCAGCTGTAGGACTCTGTTGCCGCTTTTTTCGGCCCTTGTGGAAACCAGCAGCAATCTCCTCAAAAGATTTGCCCTTCGTCTCTGGGACCCGGAGATGCGTAAATACggtgaagcagagcagcagcgctgcAAACAAGATGAACACATAGGAATCCAACCAAACCTGGGGGGGGAAGATGAAGAGAAGATTAAGAAGGTGAgagtggaggagatggagtggcaatttcttctccctctcacGTGCCTGTATGTACGGGAAGGTCATGCCTATCACAAAGTTGCAGGTCCAGTTGCAGCAGCCGGCGAGGGCAATGGCAGCGGGCCGAGGCCCCTGGCTGAACAGTTCAGCCACTATGAACCAGGGAATGGGGCCAGGACCAATCTCGAAGAAACtcacaaagaggaaaatggaCGACATGCTGGTATAGCTCATCCAGGAGTACTCGGACTGGGGGGAAGAATGCAATAAGCAGGAGTCACAATTGGCAACAGACATGTTTTAACATTTGGTAGCAGTTTTCTCCAACGTTGGTGCAGGACAAGGTGAGCTAGATTTATGTGGAATTTGCATACACTGAATACAGTGTTTGAGTTTCCGGTTTTACCATCAATGCTCTGGCTCTTTTGGCCCTGTTTAACGTCTTCTGTTTAGCTGTTTTAATTCAGAAAATTGTCAAGTCACAGCTAGCTCCTCGGGCGGGAAAGGTACAATTCTGAAAATGCAGCTTAGCATGTCTGAATGAGCAGAAACGGTGGCCAAACCTGCAGCTTGAGGCCTACTGTCATGGCAAttgcacagcagcacattccTCCTAGACCGACCAGGGTCAGCGTGCGTCTCCCAACCCTGTCTACCAGCACAACCTAGAAGGTGTTGTCAATCATGTAGATGGCTCAGGACCGTATATATTACATCTACATTAACCGGTTACAAATAAAGGCACTCACGGACACCAGGGTGAAGATGGTGTTGATCGCCCCGACTCCTATAGTGGCGTAGACCGGCTGGCTGACGCCGGCTCGCTCAAAGATATCCGTAGAGTAATAAAAAATCTTAGAGGACAAAAGGAAATTATCTTCTGTCCTTtatcttctgattctgattctgatttaaAAATCGGGCCAAAGTTCAATTGTATGATGTACTCATTACTCACAGCATTAATCCCAGAGAACTGCTGGGAGAAGTGCATCATGAGGGCAACGGTCAGCTGCTGTCTGTACGTGGAGGAGCAGATCTTGGGAAGGACAAAACAAGACATCCTCAGACATCTGTGCCCAAGTTTTTGGtcatacatttaaatttaaaatggcGGTGAAAGAGGTTAAGTGGCTTTATGTAACAGGGGATGTATTCTAAGTGACTCTCCCTTTTACCAGTGAGAAGATGGAGACCCTGGGCTCCCTGTCCGCttcatccttctctctcttcatctcttccaTATCCTCACTTGGGTCGTAAGCCCCCTTTAAACGGAGCAGACCTGCAGCCAGACACATAGCCAAAGGTCAGTAAAAAAAGAACTGAGCAAACCTGCATTTAGTCATTTTGTAGACTGTAAACTGAGACAGACGCTTGGCTCCATCGGATCTGTTGCAATAAAAACTGACTTGTTTTGCACGACCAAATACCTTTTCAAACATAATCCAGTAAAGCCCAAAGCTACTTCAGGTGCTTCAGCACTGGCAGTTAAGACCGAGCCTTTGCTCCAGATTCTTGTGGTTGGAAGTCTTCCTTGTAATGGCCCCTCTCCAGTGATGCCCTAAGTAATTTTCGTAAGAATTTGACTAGGCGGTTCCGAAATATTCAAATTGTTGTTTGAATCCACTTCTTTTGCTGGATGTTTTGGGTCATTGCCCTGTTGATTAGTCCCCCAGCAGACTACCTGATGATTTCTTCTTGAATCacgtctctctttttttgaagGCCTCATTTTTCTTGCCCCACATGGCCACCCCATCTCCGATCCTTGTTGACCAGATGCTCCCATCTTAAGCTCTTGTGTGCTTTGGTTGAAGGAGTAGAGTATTTGTTGGACAATGCCCATGGAGGTGAACATTAGCCCCTGTCCTTGCAGCATTTTCAAGTGTTAAACTCTTTATTTCTTGATGATACTAGAAAATTTGGGGTATCCTTCCTTCCCTACCTGACCTATCTGCTAGAGAAGCTGGAGAACTATTATAGTCTATAGTCGATTGCATGACCTCAAAGCAAAGCCGGCTGTGTGTTAATCTTACTTGTCCGAGCCTCTTGCTCCTTGCCCAGGAGAATGTAGAGGTAGCGCGGGCTCTCTGGACACAGGGGCAGCAGCAACGACTGAAGCACCGCCGGAGCACCAGACAGACCGAGCAACAGGGGCCACATGTCATCGTTGCCGAGGATAAATTCCAGGCCTATGACCTACGTCAACATGTAAAGAGGGGAGGCATGATGCtgcagtctgtgtgtgagactgaGAGTGTGTCTCATTATGTCCCACCTGGCTAATCAGAATGCCGATAACAACAGCCAGCTGGTGTAATGTTCCCAGGGCCCCTCTGTAAGCCTTGGGTGCAATCTCACCAATATACATGGGCACTAATCCTGACGTCAACCCTGGAACACAGGCACGTTGAATGAATTTCCAGAGGAAGGTTCTCACTTCTCAAGTGACAATGATGGCAACGCTGGTACCGCAGTAAAAGCCCATAATGAAACGGCCTGAGATGACCATGATGTGAGGtttccagctcctgcagagacCCATCAGCAGTCCAGCAACTACAGCCAG
Above is a genomic segment from Takifugu rubripes chromosome 2, fTakRub1.2, whole genome shotgun sequence containing:
- the slc2a2 gene encoding solute carrier family 2, facilitated glucose transporter member 2 isoform X2 yields the protein MESSKITGTLVLAVFTAVLGSLQFGYSLGVINAPQKVIEKHYARSLGVWSERMPGNSSDTGDSPDLGMHPDVTMYWSLSVAIFSIGGVLSSFLVGFVGDLRGRVRGMLVINVLAVVAGLLMGLCRSWKPHIMVISGRFIMGFYCGLTSGLVPMYIGEIAPKAYRGALGTLHQLAVVIGILISQVIGLEFILGNDDMWPLLLGLSGAPAVLQSLLLPLCPESPRYLYILLGKEQEARTSLLRLKGAYDPSEDMEEMKREKDEADREPRVSIFSLICSSTYRQQLTVALMMHFSQQFSGINAIFYYSTDIFERAGVSQPVYATIGVGAINTIFTLVSVVLVDRVGRRTLTLVGLGGMCCCAIAMTVGLKLQSEYSWMSYTSMSSIFLFVSFFEIGPGPIPWFIVAELFSQGPRPAAIALAGCCNWTCNFVIGMTFPYIQVWLDSYVFILFAALLLCFTVFTHLRVPETKGKSFEEIAAGFHKGRKKRQQSPTAATELQQLKTSTDA
- the slc2a2 gene encoding solute carrier family 2, facilitated glucose transporter member 2 isoform X1 — encoded protein: MESSKQITGTLVLAVFTAVLGSLQFGYSLGVINAPQKVIEKHYARSLGVWSERMPGNSSDTGDSPDLGMHPDVTMYWSLSVAIFSIGGVLSSFLVGFVGDLRGRVRGMLVINVLAVVAGLLMGLCRSWKPHIMVISGRFIMGFYCGLTSGLVPMYIGEIAPKAYRGALGTLHQLAVVIGILISQVIGLEFILGNDDMWPLLLGLSGAPAVLQSLLLPLCPESPRYLYILLGKEQEARTSLLRLKGAYDPSEDMEEMKREKDEADREPRVSIFSLICSSTYRQQLTVALMMHFSQQFSGINAIFYYSTDIFERAGVSQPVYATIGVGAINTIFTLVSVVLVDRVGRRTLTLVGLGGMCCCAIAMTVGLKLQSEYSWMSYTSMSSIFLFVSFFEIGPGPIPWFIVAELFSQGPRPAAIALAGCCNWTCNFVIGMTFPYIQVWLDSYVFILFAALLLCFTVFTHLRVPETKGKSFEEIAAGFHKGRKKRQQSPTAATELQQLKTSTDA
- the LOC101065275 gene encoding eukaryotic translation initiation factor 5A-1-like is translated as MSDDEYQPVGSGASETYPAQCSSLRKNGHVMLKGRPCKIVNMTTSKTGKHGHAKVHLTGIDIFTSKKYEDICPSTHNMDVPNTRRKDFQVISENEGYLHLMDDEGNVREDLRIPEGDLGKEIQAKLTNDDEFMVTVLTAMGEEAIVTIKNTQKKD